In Neorhizobium sp. NCHU2750, a single genomic region encodes these proteins:
- the ppk2 gene encoding polyphosphate kinase 2 — MSTGESRTVDLKIGGKKRQFDIDNPTLPDWVEDNALASGGYPYEDKLNRDKYEKQLEKLQIELVKMQFWLQATGKRLMALFEGRDAAGKGGTIFSIRSYLNPRTARVVALTKPTETEAGQWYYQRYADHFPTKGEIVLYDRSWYNRAVVEPVMGFCTPAQYDSFMKVTPKFEKLLVEDGIHFFKFWLDIGQEMQLKRFHDRRHDPLKIWKLSPMDIAALTKWDQYTEKRNRMLEETHTKDAPWAVLLANDKRRSRLNAIRHILLSLDYEGKDKEAIGEIDDKILGFGHKFAK, encoded by the coding sequence ATGTCAACAGGCGAAAGCAGGACGGTCGATCTGAAGATCGGGGGTAAGAAGCGCCAGTTCGACATCGACAATCCGACCCTGCCGGACTGGGTGGAGGACAATGCGCTGGCTTCGGGCGGCTATCCCTATGAAGACAAGCTGAACCGCGACAAATACGAGAAACAGCTGGAGAAGCTGCAGATCGAGCTCGTCAAGATGCAGTTCTGGCTGCAGGCGACGGGCAAGCGACTGATGGCGCTGTTCGAAGGGCGGGATGCCGCCGGCAAGGGCGGAACGATCTTTTCCATCCGGTCCTATCTCAACCCGCGTACCGCACGCGTGGTGGCGCTGACCAAGCCGACCGAGACAGAGGCAGGCCAGTGGTATTATCAGCGCTATGCAGATCATTTTCCGACCAAGGGCGAAATCGTTCTCTATGACCGGTCCTGGTATAACCGCGCGGTCGTGGAGCCGGTGATGGGGTTCTGCACGCCGGCCCAATATGACAGCTTCATGAAAGTGACGCCGAAGTTCGAAAAGCTGCTCGTCGAAGACGGTATCCATTTCTTCAAGTTCTGGCTCGATATCGGCCAGGAAATGCAGCTGAAGCGCTTCCACGACCGGCGCCACGACCCGCTGAAGATCTGGAAGCTCTCCCCGATGGACATCGCCGCCCTGACGAAATGGGACCAGTACACGGAGAAGCGCAACCGGATGCTGGAGGAAACCCATACTAAGGACGCGCCCTGGGCAGTCCTGCTTGCCAATGACAAGCGCCGCTCGCGGCTCAACGCGATCCGCCACATCCTTCTGTCGCTCGACTATGAGGGCAAGGACAAGGAGGCTATCGGCGAGATCGACGACAAGATCCTCGGCTTCGGCCACAAGTTCGCCAAGTAA